A stretch of Roseibium porphyridii DNA encodes these proteins:
- a CDS encoding alanine/glycine:cation symporter family protein, with protein MKNISAAVLAAFASLCVSAPAMAQSIDEQINSIFASSTGWFVSFIFSPFPGTSFPWIVAWLVIAATIFTIYFGFIQFRAFPHSIALVKGDYSDPNDAGEVSHFQALATALSGTVGLGNIAGVAVAVGIGGPGATFWMILAGLMGMASKFTECTLGVKYRNEYSDGTVSGGPMYYMTKGFEERGLPAGKILAILFAIFCILGSLGGGNMFQANQAHAQIANVVGDYPGWITGLVFAAIVFAVIVGGLKSIASVTEKVVPFMGVLYVITALVIILMNADKIGWAFGQIFEGAFTGLGVAGGFVGALIQGFKRAAFSNEAGVGSAAIAHSAVRTKEPITEGFVSLLEPFIDTVVICTMTALVIIITGQLVSDPQTGLYLLNEGGTAIQTVDGNSGVALTSAAFSSSFGWFQYILAIAVVLFAFSTMISWSYYGLKAWTFLFGEGKTKELVFKVIFCIFVVIGAAASLGPVIDFSDAAIFAMAVVNIIALYALMPIVKREVNSYLSRLKSGEIKKYG; from the coding sequence ATGAAAAACATCAGCGCTGCGGTTCTGGCCGCATTCGCCTCGCTCTGCGTATCCGCACCGGCGATGGCTCAATCGATTGACGAACAGATCAATTCAATTTTTGCAAGTTCCACCGGCTGGTTCGTCAGCTTCATCTTCAGCCCCTTTCCGGGAACGTCCTTTCCCTGGATCGTCGCCTGGCTGGTGATTGCCGCGACCATCTTTACAATCTATTTCGGCTTCATTCAGTTCCGGGCTTTCCCGCATTCAATAGCTTTGGTCAAAGGCGATTACTCCGACCCGAATGATGCGGGTGAGGTAAGTCACTTTCAGGCGCTTGCAACAGCGCTTTCCGGCACGGTTGGGCTAGGAAACATCGCTGGCGTTGCTGTTGCCGTTGGCATCGGTGGACCTGGGGCGACTTTCTGGATGATCCTTGCAGGCCTCATGGGAATGGCCTCCAAGTTCACCGAGTGTACGCTCGGCGTCAAATACCGGAATGAGTATTCCGACGGCACCGTTTCCGGTGGCCCGATGTACTACATGACCAAGGGTTTTGAGGAACGTGGCCTGCCTGCAGGCAAAATTCTGGCTATCCTGTTCGCGATATTCTGCATTCTCGGTTCACTGGGTGGCGGAAATATGTTCCAGGCCAACCAGGCTCATGCCCAGATCGCAAATGTCGTTGGCGACTATCCGGGCTGGATCACTGGTCTGGTGTTTGCAGCGATCGTCTTTGCGGTCATCGTTGGCGGTCTGAAATCCATTGCCTCGGTAACGGAAAAAGTCGTGCCGTTCATGGGCGTTCTTTATGTCATCACCGCATTGGTTATCATTCTGATGAATGCCGACAAGATTGGTTGGGCATTTGGGCAGATCTTTGAAGGGGCGTTCACAGGTCTTGGTGTTGCCGGCGGCTTTGTCGGAGCGCTTATTCAGGGCTTCAAACGGGCAGCATTCTCCAACGAAGCCGGTGTCGGCTCCGCGGCGATTGCACACTCGGCCGTGAGAACAAAGGAACCGATCACCGAAGGCTTCGTATCGCTTCTGGAGCCTTTCATCGATACCGTCGTGATTTGTACGATGACAGCCCTCGTGATCATCATCACCGGTCAGCTGGTTTCCGATCCGCAAACGGGTCTCTACCTCCTCAATGAAGGCGGAACCGCTATTCAGACTGTTGACGGCAACTCAGGTGTTGCTCTGACATCGGCGGCCTTCTCATCTTCATTCGGCTGGTTCCAGTACATCCTCGCAATTGCAGTTGTCCTGTTTGCTTTCTCGACAATGATCAGCTGGTCCTACTACGGCCTGAAGGCTTGGACCTTCCTGTTCGGTGAAGGCAAGACCAAGGAGCTTGTGTTCAAGGTTATCTTCTGCATCTTCGTTGTTATCGGAGCGGCAGCGAGCCTTGGTCCGGTGATCGACTTCTCAGACGCGGCGATCTTCGCAATGGCTGTTGTCAACATCATCGCACTTTATGCGCTGATGCCGATCGTCAAGCGGGAGGTCAACAGCTACCTGAGCCGTCTGAAATCCGGTGAAATCAAGAAATACGGCTAA
- a CDS encoding universal stress protein has protein sequence MSKRIVVGYDGSENAMNAVEFAVGLAKAGGAGLVVAHVLEWSPYTFLTPTEIEERHARRTEELERAQTAVLEPVLTKLAGTGLEVVSELRYGHIAETLIKIAEEDGVDHLVIGRTGHSKLSSRIFGSVAGSLAQAAPVPVTIVP, from the coding sequence ATGTCTAAGAGGATCGTCGTCGGATATGACGGCAGCGAAAACGCCATGAACGCAGTGGAGTTCGCGGTTGGTTTGGCAAAGGCGGGGGGGGCGGGGCTCGTGGTTGCCCATGTGCTCGAGTGGTCGCCTTATACTTTCCTGACACCTACGGAAATTGAAGAACGGCACGCGAGGCGGACCGAGGAACTGGAGCGAGCGCAAACGGCCGTTCTGGAACCCGTTCTGACCAAGCTGGCTGGTACCGGGCTCGAGGTTGTCTCTGAGCTGCGCTACGGCCACATCGCAGAAACGCTCATCAAGATTGCGGAAGAAGATGGAGTGGATCACCTCGTGATCGGCCGTACTGGCCACTCCAAATTATCGTCCCGCATCTTCGGGTCCGTTGCCGGAAGTCTGGCACAGGCAGCGCCTGTCCCGGTCACCATCGTTCCGTAA
- a CDS encoding Lrp/AsnC family transcriptional regulator, protein MDAIDQKILTALQIDSRISMAKLSEQVGLSLSACHRRVKLLEANGVISGYTVRLERSALDLEIQVFIEVKLTSARTDDITAFESAIAKMPEILECHLISGEFDYLIRLVAKNTAAYEKLYRNRLSQIPSVSQMKTLLSLSTVKEFRGLYLEP, encoded by the coding sequence ATGGATGCGATTGATCAGAAAATTCTTACAGCCTTGCAAATTGACAGCCGCATCTCCATGGCCAAGCTTTCTGAACAGGTTGGGCTGTCCCTTTCGGCCTGTCACCGACGGGTCAAACTGCTGGAAGCAAATGGCGTGATTTCTGGCTATACGGTGCGGCTGGAGCGAAGTGCCCTGGATCTGGAGATCCAGGTCTTCATTGAAGTCAAACTGACCAGCGCGCGCACCGACGACATTACCGCCTTCGAAAGCGCGATCGCGAAAATGCCTGAAATACTGGAATGTCACCTGATATCGGGTGAGTTCGACTATCTCATTCGACTTGTTGCGAAAAACACGGCCGCTTACGAGAAGCTCTACCGAAACAGGCTCTCGCAAATCCCGTCAGTGTCGCAAATGAAGACACTGCTCAGTCTCAGCACGGTGAAAGAGTTTCGCGGCCTCTATCTGGAGCCGTAA
- a CDS encoding transketolase-like TK C-terminal-containing protein: MKTKTEHLKTIEQRLLWLSHWMIHNANHVRPKADGIKVGGHQASSASMVSIMTALYFSALRPEDRIAVKPHASPVFHAIQYLMGNQDLEKMKNFRGFHGVQSYPSRTKDIDDVDFSTGSVGLGVAITSFASLVQDFVDAKGWSKDRTLGRMVALVGDAELDEGNVYEALQEGWKNDLKNCWWIIDYNRQSLDGIVREGLFDRVEKIFDAFGWDVVRVKYGALQQAAFSEPGGAKLKQWIDACSNQDYAALTFMGGAVWRKRLMDDLGDQGDVSALIDRRSDDGLAALMENLGGNCTETMAAAFDAIDHDRPTCFLAYTIKGWGTPIAGHKDNHGGLMNKTQMSAWQDHMGVSEGEEWERFAGVEDVAALQAFLKQVPFFAKGSRRFTADRVDVPSIELNSDREISSQMAFGKVLDDLSKGDSELARRIVTTSPDVTGTTNLGPWVNRRKLFARTAMADAFIENRIPSTAKWEFTPEGQHIELGIAEMNLFLLLGAAGLSHSLFGERLIPIGTVYDPFVCRGLDALNYACYQDARFMIVGTPSGVTLAPEGGAHQSIGTPLIGMSQDGIAAFEPAFADELAVIMEWSFDYMQRDGEGDPDERTWLRDETGGSVYLRLSTNPIEQPVNRADDEFRQGAIDGAYWLRKPGPNCEVVIAYQGVVAPEAIKAAGLLAGNRRDVGVLSVTSADRLNAGWTAAQRARSRGNSGARSHIEKLMGELPSHCRLITVIDGHPATLAWLGGVIGHQTIPLGVEHFGQTGTISDLYRHFGIDAVSIVEKVSGLTPGPAI; the protein is encoded by the coding sequence ATGAAAACGAAGACGGAACATCTCAAGACGATCGAGCAGCGGCTACTGTGGCTGTCGCACTGGATGATCCACAACGCCAATCATGTTCGACCAAAGGCTGACGGGATCAAGGTTGGCGGGCATCAGGCAAGTTCGGCGTCGATGGTATCGATCATGACGGCGCTATACTTTTCAGCACTACGTCCTGAAGATCGGATTGCTGTCAAACCGCATGCTTCACCGGTTTTTCATGCGATCCAGTATCTCATGGGCAATCAAGATCTGGAAAAAATGAAGAATTTCCGGGGGTTCCATGGTGTCCAGTCCTATCCGTCCCGCACGAAGGACATCGATGATGTCGACTTCTCAACCGGTTCCGTCGGTTTGGGCGTCGCGATCACGTCGTTTGCCTCCCTTGTTCAAGATTTTGTAGATGCGAAGGGTTGGTCAAAGGATCGGACCTTGGGGCGCATGGTGGCATTGGTCGGCGATGCCGAGCTGGACGAAGGCAATGTCTACGAGGCACTTCAGGAAGGCTGGAAAAACGATCTCAAAAATTGCTGGTGGATCATTGACTACAATCGGCAGTCGTTGGACGGAATCGTCCGGGAGGGATTGTTTGACAGGGTCGAGAAGATCTTCGACGCCTTTGGCTGGGATGTCGTCCGCGTCAAATACGGAGCTCTGCAGCAGGCAGCATTCAGTGAGCCGGGCGGTGCCAAGCTGAAGCAATGGATAGATGCCTGTTCCAACCAGGACTATGCGGCGTTGACTTTCATGGGGGGCGCTGTCTGGCGCAAGCGGCTCATGGATGACCTTGGCGACCAGGGCGATGTGAGCGCTCTCATCGACAGACGTTCCGATGACGGGCTTGCCGCTTTGATGGAAAATCTCGGTGGCAACTGCACCGAGACAATGGCGGCCGCTTTTGATGCAATCGATCACGACCGTCCGACATGTTTTCTCGCCTATACGATCAAAGGCTGGGGCACACCGATTGCGGGCCACAAGGACAACCATGGCGGCTTGATGAACAAGACCCAAATGTCTGCATGGCAGGATCATATGGGTGTCAGTGAAGGAGAAGAATGGGAGCGCTTTGCTGGGGTTGAAGATGTCGCTGCACTCCAGGCGTTTTTGAAACAGGTCCCGTTCTTTGCCAAAGGGTCTAGGCGTTTCACCGCTGACAGGGTCGATGTGCCGTCAATTGAACTCAATTCAGACCGGGAAATCTCGTCCCAGATGGCTTTTGGCAAAGTGCTCGATGATCTGTCGAAAGGTGACAGCGAACTGGCACGGCGGATTGTAACCACGTCTCCGGACGTGACGGGCACCACCAATCTCGGGCCTTGGGTAAACCGTCGCAAACTCTTTGCTCGCACCGCCATGGCCGACGCCTTTATCGAGAACCGGATTCCATCGACTGCCAAATGGGAGTTTACGCCGGAAGGTCAGCATATCGAACTTGGCATTGCCGAGATGAACCTGTTCTTGCTGCTTGGCGCAGCTGGTTTGTCGCATTCGCTCTTTGGCGAGCGATTGATCCCGATTGGGACTGTCTATGATCCATTTGTTTGCAGAGGACTCGATGCGCTCAACTACGCCTGCTACCAGGATGCCCGCTTCATGATTGTCGGCACGCCGTCCGGGGTTACGCTGGCTCCGGAAGGGGGCGCACATCAATCAATCGGAACACCGCTGATCGGTATGAGCCAGGATGGAATAGCAGCTTTCGAGCCGGCCTTTGCTGACGAACTGGCCGTTATCATGGAATGGTCTTTCGACTACATGCAGCGGGATGGGGAAGGGGATCCGGACGAGCGCACCTGGCTTCGCGACGAAACCGGTGGCTCGGTCTATCTGAGGCTCTCTACCAATCCGATTGAGCAACCGGTCAACCGGGCAGATGACGAATTCAGGCAAGGTGCGATCGATGGCGCATACTGGTTGCGCAAGCCAGGGCCGAACTGCGAAGTGGTGATCGCCTACCAGGGCGTTGTTGCCCCCGAGGCCATCAAGGCAGCTGGGCTGCTTGCTGGAAACCGGCGCGATGTCGGTGTTTTGAGTGTTACGTCCGCGGATCGTTTGAATGCGGGATGGACTGCTGCGCAGCGAGCTCGGTCTCGCGGCAATTCCGGTGCAAGATCGCATATTGAAAAGCTCATGGGCGAATTGCCGTCCCATTGTCGGCTGATCACTGTTATCGACGGACATCCGGCGACGCTTGCCTGGCTTGGTGGCGTAATCGGGCATCAGACGATCCCGCTCGGAGTGGAGCATTTCGGTCAAACCGGAACGATCTCGGATCTCTATCGTCACTTTGGCATCGACGCCGTCTCGATTGTCGAGAAGGTAAGCGGCCTGACACCCGGCCCGGCAATCTGA
- a CDS encoding Lrp/AsnC family transcriptional regulator, producing MTSVNLDQFDIQILRELRANGRISIQDLSEKIGLSPTPVARRLRHLEENGVVTGYCALIDEMKLGYEVSVFVSVQLDKQVDVSLERFETAIQGFPEVVDCWLMTGNRDYLLRVATTGLASFETFLTGKLTRVPGVANIESSIPLRRVKSAVARTP from the coding sequence ATGACTTCCGTCAACCTTGATCAGTTTGATATCCAGATCCTGCGCGAATTACGCGCGAATGGGCGTATTTCCATACAAGATCTGTCAGAGAAAATCGGTCTTAGCCCAACACCGGTCGCGCGCAGGCTGCGGCATCTGGAAGAAAACGGTGTTGTCACCGGATATTGCGCCCTGATCGACGAAATGAAATTGGGCTACGAAGTATCGGTGTTCGTTTCAGTCCAGCTGGACAAACAGGTCGATGTCAGCCTTGAGCGTTTCGAGACTGCGATCCAGGGTTTTCCCGAAGTAGTTGATTGCTGGCTGATGACTGGCAATCGCGACTACCTTCTGCGCGTCGCGACCACCGGTCTGGCCAGTTTCGAGACCTTCCTGACAGGCAAACTCACCCGTGTGCCAGGCGTGGCGAACATTGAAAGCTCCATCCCGCTTCGCCGGGTGAAGTCCGCTGTTGCCCGCACACCTTGA
- a CDS encoding methionine gamma-lyase: MSMYKGFASRAIHHAYRPSDNEGSLTPPLHLSSTFVFETAEAGGEMFAGERPGHIYSRISNPTLDLLERRIADLEGAEAGLALSSGMGAITATLWTLVSPGDEIIVDETLYGCTFAFMRHGLTRFGIKISHVDMTDPEKLRAAISNKTRIVYFETPANPNMRLVDIEKISDIAHEASATVIVDNTYATPYLTRPIELGADIVLHSATKYLGGHGDVVAGLVVGSQEQIQEIRLVGMKDMTGAVMAPFSALLVLRGLKTLALRMDRHSSSAMKVARWLEAQAAVSKVFYPGLESFEQHDLAQTQMRQPGGMIAFELTGGLNAGTNMMNALKMIQRAVSLGDAETLIQHPASMTHSTYTPEERAAHGISDGLVRLSVGLEEVDDILEDLRQALPSETVAEAA; this comes from the coding sequence ATGAGCATGTATAAGGGTTTTGCCAGCAGAGCGATCCACCACGCTTACCGGCCTTCGGACAACGAAGGATCGCTCACGCCGCCGCTTCACTTGAGCTCCACATTTGTCTTTGAGACCGCAGAAGCTGGCGGCGAAATGTTTGCAGGCGAGCGGCCCGGTCATATCTATAGCCGTATCTCAAATCCAACCCTTGATCTTCTTGAGCGTCGGATTGCCGATCTTGAGGGTGCGGAAGCCGGTTTGGCACTGTCTTCCGGCATGGGGGCGATCACAGCAACCCTTTGGACACTTGTTTCGCCTGGCGATGAAATCATCGTGGATGAGACGCTTTACGGCTGCACATTTGCATTCATGCGCCACGGTTTGACCCGGTTCGGCATCAAGATCTCGCACGTCGACATGACCGATCCGGAGAAACTGCGAGCTGCGATCTCGAACAAGACGCGGATCGTCTATTTTGAAACACCGGCAAACCCAAATATGCGTCTCGTCGACATCGAGAAGATTTCCGATATTGCCCATGAGGCAAGCGCGACCGTGATTGTCGACAACACCTACGCAACCCCTTACCTGACGCGGCCCATTGAACTGGGCGCCGACATTGTTCTGCACTCGGCCACCAAGTACCTGGGAGGTCATGGAGACGTTGTTGCCGGTCTCGTGGTCGGCTCGCAGGAGCAAATCCAGGAGATCCGTCTTGTCGGTATGAAAGATATGACGGGTGCTGTCATGGCACCATTCAGCGCTCTGCTTGTCTTGCGAGGCCTGAAGACGCTTGCATTGCGCATGGACCGGCACTCCTCATCGGCGATGAAAGTGGCCCGTTGGCTGGAGGCGCAGGCCGCAGTGTCCAAGGTTTTTTACCCGGGGCTTGAGAGTTTTGAGCAGCATGATCTTGCACAGACCCAGATGCGGCAGCCCGGTGGCATGATCGCTTTCGAACTGACCGGAGGATTGAATGCCGGTACCAACATGATGAATGCTCTGAAGATGATCCAGCGGGCGGTGTCGCTCGGGGATGCAGAAACACTGATCCAGCATCCGGCGTCCATGACCCACTCGACTTACACACCTGAAGAACGCGCTGCGCATGGCATCAGCGATGGACTGGTTCGTCTTTCGGTTGGATTGGAAGAGGTTGACGACATTCTGGAAGACTTACGGCAGGCGCTGCCGAGCGAAACCGTGGCTGAAGCAGCCTGA
- a CDS encoding Lrp/AsnC family transcriptional regulator, with protein sequence MDAKDRQIIRALQGDGRMTNQDLADTVNLSPSPCLRRLRNLENSGAIRGFMADVDASAYGLPITVFVRIRLERHNEEDVQRFERHVQTIHEILECHVLTGAMDYQLRVVVSDLEAYETFIRTRIHPIGGIASIDTSFVYGTVKKTAVFPQLD encoded by the coding sequence ATGGACGCAAAAGACCGTCAAATTATTCGAGCGCTGCAAGGTGACGGGCGCATGACCAACCAGGACCTCGCGGACACCGTCAATCTTTCGCCGTCCCCTTGCCTGCGCCGCCTTCGCAATTTGGAAAACTCAGGCGCGATCCGCGGTTTCATGGCCGACGTGGATGCATCTGCATACGGATTGCCGATTACCGTCTTTGTCCGCATACGGCTGGAGCGTCACAACGAAGAAGACGTTCAGCGTTTCGAGCGGCACGTTCAAACAATCCATGAGATTCTGGAGTGCCATGTCCTGACCGGAGCTATGGATTATCAGTTGCGTGTGGTGGTCTCCGACCTGGAGGCCTATGAAACCTTCATTCGAACACGCATCCACCCAATCGGAGGCATTGCCTCGATCGACACAAGTTTCGTCTATGGAACGGTGAAAAAAACCGCCGTCTTTCCGCAACTGGATTAA
- a CDS encoding ABC transporter ATP-binding protein yields the protein MARIELQNIAKSYGSVEVLRDINLTIEDGEFIVLVGPSGCGKSTLLRMIAGLEPITGGEFTIDGRRMNEVPPRDRDMAMVFQSYALYPHMDVSRNMGFSLEIRKAAAEERRSKVQGAAKTLGLTGLKERLPKQLSGGQRQRVAMGRAIVRDPSAFLFDEPLSNLDAALRVEMRLEIARLHQRLEATMIYVTHDQVEALTLADRIVVLNAGDIQQVGTPLDLYERPANKFVAQFIGSPTMNVHRAEAKGDSIALSSGTRIQVEGEVPSSGVSELGIRPEHIHVAGSEAAQFSGKAELVEHLGSDTNIHVQVDGIGAFLVREHGHVPVNTGDPIGLFIDPQKVHLFAEDGRSLR from the coding sequence ATGGCCCGCATTGAACTGCAAAACATCGCCAAATCCTACGGATCTGTTGAAGTCCTGCGCGACATTAACCTGACGATTGAAGACGGCGAGTTTATTGTGCTGGTCGGCCCGTCCGGCTGTGGCAAGTCCACTTTGCTGCGGATGATCGCCGGCCTGGAACCGATCACGGGTGGCGAATTCACCATCGATGGCAGGCGCATGAACGAGGTTCCACCCCGCGACCGCGACATGGCCATGGTGTTCCAATCTTATGCGCTCTATCCACATATGGACGTTTCACGAAACATGGGCTTTTCCCTTGAAATCCGGAAAGCCGCCGCGGAAGAGCGTCGGTCCAAGGTTCAGGGCGCGGCGAAGACACTGGGTCTCACTGGCCTGAAGGAACGCTTGCCAAAACAGCTTTCGGGCGGCCAGCGTCAGCGCGTAGCAATGGGCCGCGCAATCGTTCGAGACCCAAGCGCCTTTCTCTTCGATGAACCCTTGTCAAATCTGGATGCGGCCTTGCGTGTCGAGATGCGTCTTGAAATTGCACGCCTTCACCAACGCCTTGAAGCCACGATGATCTATGTAACGCACGACCAGGTAGAGGCACTGACACTTGCGGACAGGATTGTTGTTCTGAATGCGGGCGACATCCAGCAAGTCGGAACACCACTCGACCTTTATGAGAGACCTGCCAACAAGTTTGTTGCACAATTCATCGGGTCACCGACCATGAATGTGCATCGGGCCGAAGCCAAGGGCGACAGCATTGCACTTTCCAGCGGCACCAGAATCCAGGTTGAAGGGGAGGTGCCTTCTTCTGGCGTGAGTGAACTTGGAATACGCCCGGAGCACATTCACGTGGCAGGATCGGAAGCCGCTCAATTCAGCGGAAAAGCCGAACTGGTTGAGCATCTCGGCTCAGACACGAATATCCATGTCCAGGTCGACGGGATCGGAGCGTTTCTTGTGCGCGAACATGGACATGTGCCTGTCAATACCGGCGACCCGATAGGCCTTTTCATCGATCCGCAGAAAGTTCACCTATTCGCGGAAGACGGGCGGTCTTTGCGTTAA
- a CDS encoding carbohydrate ABC transporter permease: MSALRKSSPLAVTGKYLALAFYLTFALFPLYWLAKIAVTPDKLIFSEGTAMVPSSFTFENFRTVLIATDFLSYFKNSLIVSLGTAAITTCVAAAAGYAFSRFDFRGKRLVIALMLITQMFPLLMIIAPIYKIVAAVGLLNSLTSLIIVYTAFNVPFATFLMQSFFDGIPKDLEEAGMIDGCTRFEALRKIILPLTLPGLGATLGFIFTAAWSELLFALMLINSNDTMTFPVGLLTFVSKFSVDWGQMMAAGVLALVPSCLFFIFIQRYLVQGLTSGAVKG, from the coding sequence ATGAGTGCGCTTCGCAAGTCCTCACCCTTGGCCGTGACCGGGAAATATCTGGCTCTGGCCTTTTATCTGACCTTTGCCCTTTTCCCGCTTTACTGGCTGGCAAAAATCGCGGTGACACCGGACAAACTGATCTTCTCGGAGGGAACTGCGATGGTTCCCAGCAGTTTCACGTTCGAGAATTTCAGAACTGTCCTGATCGCCACCGACTTCTTGTCCTATTTCAAGAACAGCCTGATCGTGTCCCTGGGTACAGCGGCCATAACCACATGTGTGGCAGCCGCGGCAGGCTATGCCTTTTCTCGCTTTGACTTCCGTGGCAAGCGCCTGGTCATTGCGCTTATGCTGATCACCCAGATGTTTCCGCTTCTGATGATCATTGCCCCAATCTACAAGATCGTGGCTGCAGTCGGATTGCTGAACTCACTGACAAGCCTGATCATCGTCTATACCGCCTTCAATGTGCCCTTCGCCACATTCCTGATGCAGTCCTTCTTCGACGGCATTCCGAAGGACTTGGAGGAGGCCGGAATGATCGACGGCTGCACGAGGTTTGAAGCGCTGCGCAAGATCATTCTGCCTCTGACGCTGCCGGGATTGGGAGCAACACTTGGCTTCATCTTCACTGCGGCATGGAGCGAATTGCTCTTTGCGCTGATGTTGATCAATTCCAACGATACGATGACATTCCCTGTCGGGCTTTTGACGTTCGTCTCAAAGTTCTCGGTCGACTGGGGGCAGATGATGGCCGCCGGTGTCTTGGCGCTTGTGCCATCCTGCCTCTTCTTCATCTTCATTCAGCGCTATCTGGTCCAGGGGCTCACCTCTGGTGCCGTAAAAGGATAG
- a CDS encoding carbohydrate ABC transporter permease has protein sequence MSTATPAPGKPRARPSFYFRYLVEPYLYIAPAFVLIALVMLVPLVIGVSYAFQSVSLLRPFETGWVGTENFQALWSDRKFWLALKNTFWWTLGSIFFQFFLGLGLALLLNTRFYGKRLVQALVFLPWAVPTFLSALTWAWLFNPTIGPLPHWLAALGILSEPFNILGDPDLAMWGPITANVWFGVPFFAITLLAALQSIPGELYEAAEIDGATAWQSFTKITLPFLAPMIAITVMLRTIWIANFADLIFVMTGGGPANSTQILSTYIFTTAFRKLDFGYASAIAVALLALLLIYAVILLVLRRRLVKI, from the coding sequence ATGTCGACTGCAACACCTGCGCCCGGGAAACCCCGGGCGCGGCCTTCTTTCTATTTCCGATACCTGGTCGAACCGTATCTCTATATTGCGCCGGCATTTGTGCTAATTGCACTGGTGATGCTGGTGCCATTGGTTATCGGAGTGTCTTATGCCTTTCAATCCGTATCGCTGCTGCGCCCGTTCGAAACAGGCTGGGTCGGAACGGAAAATTTTCAGGCGCTTTGGTCGGACAGGAAATTCTGGCTGGCGCTGAAGAACACCTTCTGGTGGACCCTTGGGTCGATCTTCTTTCAGTTCTTTCTGGGTTTGGGGCTGGCACTTCTCCTAAATACCCGTTTCTACGGCAAACGCCTGGTTCAGGCGCTCGTATTTCTGCCGTGGGCAGTGCCGACTTTTCTCTCGGCCCTGACCTGGGCCTGGCTGTTCAATCCGACGATTGGCCCGTTGCCGCACTGGCTGGCCGCGCTCGGCATCTTGTCTGAGCCTTTCAACATCCTAGGTGATCCCGACCTTGCAATGTGGGGCCCGATCACTGCGAATGTCTGGTTCGGGGTTCCGTTTTTTGCCATCACGCTTTTGGCTGCGTTGCAGTCGATCCCCGGCGAACTCTATGAGGCAGCTGAAATTGACGGCGCGACAGCCTGGCAAAGTTTTACCAAGATCACCTTGCCATTCCTGGCGCCTATGATTGCCATCACCGTCATGCTGAGAACGATCTGGATCGCGAATTTCGCTGATCTCATTTTTGTCATGACCGGTGGAGGTCCTGCCAACTCCACGCAGATCCTATCGACATACATCTTCACAACGGCTTTCCGAAAGCTCGATTTCGGATACGCGTCGGCTATTGCTGTTGCTTTGCTGGCTCTTCTGTTGATCTACGCTGTCATCCTGCTTGTTCTGCGCCGCAGACTGGTCAAGATCTGA